One window from the genome of [Clostridium] celerecrescens 18A encodes:
- the prfA gene encoding peptide chain release factor 1, which translates to MFDRLDDILIHYEELMQELNNPSVAEDQNRFRKLMKEQADLADLVETYTQYKKAKQTVEDSLALLEEESDEEMREMAKEELSDAKKQIEVLEQELKILLLPKDPNDDKNIILEIRAGAGGDEAALFASELYRMYVNYAEGYHWKVELISVNENGIGGFKEVVAMITGKGAYSKMKYESGVHRVQRVPETESGGRIHTSTATVAVMPEAEEFDVVIEDKDVRIDVMRASGNGGQCVNTTDSAVRLTHMPTGIVIYSQTEKSQLQNKEKAFRLLRSKLYDIEIEKRQNSEAEERRSQIGTGDRSEKIRTYNFPQGRVTDHRIKLTLYKIDSIMNGDIHELLDSLIAADQAARLSKLNEEV; encoded by the coding sequence ATGTTTGATAGATTAGATGATATTTTAATTCATTATGAAGAATTGATGCAGGAGCTTAACAATCCTTCCGTAGCAGAGGATCAGAACCGGTTTCGGAAGCTGATGAAGGAGCAGGCGGATCTGGCGGACTTAGTAGAAACTTATACCCAGTATAAAAAGGCAAAGCAGACCGTGGAAGACAGCCTGGCACTACTGGAGGAAGAGAGCGACGAGGAGATGCGGGAGATGGCGAAGGAGGAATTATCCGATGCCAAGAAGCAGATCGAGGTGCTTGAACAGGAGCTTAAGATTTTGCTTTTACCTAAGGACCCTAATGACGATAAGAATATTATTCTGGAGATCCGTGCCGGAGCAGGGGGTGACGAGGCGGCCCTGTTTGCTTCCGAACTGTACCGTATGTATGTAAATTATGCGGAGGGATATCACTGGAAGGTAGAGCTGATCAGCGTCAATGAAAACGGGATCGGCGGTTTTAAAGAAGTAGTAGCCATGATTACAGGCAAGGGCGCTTATTCCAAGATGAAATATGAAAGCGGCGTCCACCGGGTACAGCGGGTTCCGGAGACAGAGAGCGGTGGCAGAATCCACACCTCTACGGCTACTGTGGCAGTTATGCCCGAAGCAGAAGAGTTTGACGTAGTGATCGAGGATAAAGATGTGAGAATCGATGTTATGCGTGCTTCCGGAAACGGCGGACAGTGCGTAAATACGACCGACTCTGCCGTTCGCCTTACCCATATGCCTACGGGAATCGTGATTTACAGCCAGACGGAAAAGTCACAGCTTCAGAATAAGGAAAAGGCCTTCCGGTTATTGCGTTCCAAGCTTTATGATATTGAGATTGAAAAACGGCAGAATTCGGAGGCTGAGGAAAGAAGAAGCCAGATCGGTACCGGAGACCGTTCTGAAAAGATCCGTACCTATAATTTTCCCCAGGGCCGTGTAACGGATCACAGGATCAAGCTGACTCTTTATAAGATTGACTCCATTATGAATGGGGACATTCATGAGCTTTTGGATTCTCTTATTGCTGCGGATCAGGCTGCGCGCTTAAGCAAGTTAAATGAAGAGGTGTAA
- the prmC gene encoding peptide chain release factor N(5)-glutamine methyltransferase: MNLTLQHLIEEGTEKLSRAGVEEASLDSRYLLFEAFRTDMVHFLIDRNRALPEEDFSQEAVSKYRSMIEKRSRRIPLQQITGSREFMGLEFFVNEHVLIPRQDTETLVELVLKDYKGKQPEVLDLCTGSGCIAVSLAKLGGFERVTAVDISREALKVAERNVGKFLGEEKVTLIESDLFTSLEEEKKYDVIVSNPPYIPTKVIKKLQPEVRDHEPVLALDGKEDGLYFYRKLALESRLHLTLGGAVYFEIGYDQGEAVSGLLKDAGFGEIQVVKDAAGLDRVVCSRMSVSP; encoded by the coding sequence ATGAATCTGACATTGCAGCATTTAATAGAAGAAGGAACAGAAAAGCTGTCAAGGGCAGGAGTGGAAGAGGCGTCTCTTGATTCCAGATACCTGCTTTTTGAGGCATTCCGCACGGATATGGTCCATTTTCTTATAGACAGGAACAGAGCGCTTCCAGAAGAGGACTTCTCTCAAGAGGCCGTTTCCAAATACCGGTCCATGATAGAGAAACGTTCCAGGAGGATTCCCCTTCAACAGATTACAGGAAGCCGGGAGTTCATGGGCCTTGAGTTCTTTGTAAATGAGCATGTGCTGATTCCAAGGCAGGATACGGAAACTCTGGTGGAGCTGGTCTTAAAGGATTATAAAGGAAAGCAGCCGGAAGTACTGGATCTGTGTACGGGAAGCGGCTGCATTGCCGTCAGCCTTGCAAAGCTTGGTGGATTTGAACGCGTAACTGCCGTGGACATCTCCAGGGAAGCCCTTAAGGTGGCGGAAAGGAATGTGGGGAAGTTTTTAGGAGAGGAAAAGGTCACTTTGATAGAAAGCGATTTATTTACCTCGTTAGAGGAAGAGAAAAAGTATGATGTGATCGTGTCAAATCCTCCCTATATTCCAACGAAAGTTATAAAAAAACTGCAGCCGGAAGTCCGGGATCATGAGCCGGTGCTGGCCCTTGACGGGAAAGAAGACGGTTTGTATTTTTACAGAAAGCTCGCTTTGGAAAGCCGTCTTCATTTAACCCTGGGAGGAGCGGTTTATTTTGAGATCGGCTATGACCAGGGAGAGGCTGTCAGCGGTTTATTAAAGGATGCCGGCTTTGGAGAGATCCAGGTGGTTAAAGATGCGGCAGGACTGGACCGCGTGGTTTGTTCACGAATGTCCGTGAGCCCTTAA
- a CDS encoding DUF1385 domain-containing protein, which yields MKYSGIGGQAVIEGVMMKNGDEYATAVRKPDGTIEVKKDTYVSMGEKVKLFSLPFIRGIFSFVDSMVLGMRALTFSASFFEDDEEDMEPSKFEKLLERLFGEKMEKALMSIVMAFSVVMAILIFMVLPMFLANIFHNFIKSQTVMAILEGVIRIAIFIAYIGLVSRMEDIRRTFMYHGAEHKCINCLEHGLDLTVENVRNSSKEHKRCGTSFLLIVMIISILFFMVVRVDTLPLRILSRIILIPVIAGVSYEFLRLAGRSNSKLVDLLSRPGMWMQGLTTKEPDDDMIQVGIASVEAVFDWRGFLNKNFPEKSA from the coding sequence ATGAAGTATTCAGGAATCGGCGGGCAGGCCGTGATTGAAGGCGTTATGATGAAAAACGGGGATGAGTATGCCACAGCAGTCCGAAAGCCGGACGGAACCATTGAAGTGAAAAAGGATACTTATGTAAGCATGGGAGAAAAGGTGAAGCTTTTTTCTCTGCCATTTATCAGAGGAATATTCAGTTTTGTGGATTCCATGGTGTTAGGTATGAGGGCTTTGACCTTTTCAGCCAGTTTTTTTGAGGATGATGAGGAGGATATGGAGCCTTCCAAATTTGAAAAGCTTTTGGAACGGTTGTTTGGGGAGAAGATGGAAAAGGCGTTGATGAGTATCGTGATGGCATTTTCCGTGGTAATGGCCATCCTGATTTTCATGGTTTTGCCGATGTTTCTTGCTAATATATTCCATAATTTTATAAAGTCCCAGACGGTAATGGCGATTCTGGAAGGTGTGATCCGTATCGCGATCTTTATCGCTTACATCGGTCTGGTTTCACGCATGGAGGATATCCGAAGGACTTTTATGTATCATGGAGCGGAGCACAAATGCATCAACTGCCTGGAGCATGGGCTTGATCTTACTGTGGAAAATGTCAGAAACAGCTCCAAGGAACATAAGCGCTGCGGAACCAGCTTTCTCCTGATCGTCATGATCATCAGCATCCTGTTTTTCATGGTGGTGAGAGTGGATACATTGCCCCTTCGGATCCTTAGCCGGATCATACTGATCCCGGTCATAGCCGGAGTATCCTATGAATTTTTACGTCTGGCAGGACGCAGCAATTCAAAACTGGTGGATTTATTAAGCCGCCCAGGCATGTGGATGCAGGGACTGACCACCAAGGAACCGGACGATGATATGATCCAGGTGGGTATTGCTTCTGTGGAGGCTGTGTTTGACTGGAGGGGATTTCTTAATAAGAATTTCCCGGAGAAGAGCGCATGA
- the rpmE gene encoding 50S ribosomal protein L31, which translates to MKEGIHPNYYQAKVVCNCGNEFVTGSTKEDIHVEVCSKCHSFYTGQQKAASARGRIDKFNRKYGVKAEA; encoded by the coding sequence ATGAAAGAGGGAATCCATCCAAATTACTACCAGGCAAAAGTTGTTTGCAACTGTGGTAATGAATTTGTAACTGGTTCTACAAAGGAAGATATCCACGTAGAGGTTTGTTCTAAATGCCATTCATTCTACACCGGTCAGCAGAAGGCTGCTTCCGCTCGTGGACGTATTGATAAATTCAATCGTAAATATGGCGTTAAGGCTGAAGCATAA
- the rho gene encoding transcription termination factor Rho — MREKLQTLPLAELKELAKAQGIKGCSSMRKAEIIDLLCEKGEEAPAFPASPGNVSAEKAEGVKKEVFKTVTAQPAPQTQPHTDSVSQQGQMNGDQQMQSAAGSQRKTVVRSYRPEGQQRPASYRPAQGNSTEPSARNEARPETVPEEPRGDFQPSPELQELDSGIEAHGILEVMPDGFGFIRCENYLPGENDVYVAPSQIRRFNMKTGDIIHGSRRVKTAAEKFAALLYVKKINGYPTSAAERRPNFENMTPIFPDKRLHMETQGGKNTTAMRVLDLLAPIGKGQRGMIVSPPKAGKTTLLKDVAKAITVNHPEIHLMILLIDERPEEVTDIKESIYGNNVEVLYSTFDELPDRHKRVSEMVIERAKRLVEHGRDVVILLDSITRLARAYNLTVAPSGRTLSGGLDPAALHMPKRFFGAARNMREGGSLTVLATALVDTGSRMDDVIYEEFKGTGNMELVLDRKLSEKRIFPAIDILKSGTRRDDLLLTREEAETVDIVRKATNTLKPEDAVEKILDLFSRTRNNREFVETSKKMRFF; from the coding sequence ATGCGTGAAAAATTACAAACATTGCCGTTAGCGGAATTAAAGGAGCTTGCCAAAGCCCAGGGTATCAAGGGATGCAGTTCCATGCGAAAAGCTGAAATTATAGATTTACTATGCGAAAAGGGAGAGGAGGCTCCTGCTTTTCCTGCATCGCCGGGGAATGTTTCAGCAGAAAAGGCGGAGGGAGTAAAAAAAGAGGTTTTTAAGACTGTTACGGCACAACCAGCCCCTCAGACCCAGCCTCATACGGATTCTGTAAGCCAGCAGGGACAGATGAACGGGGATCAGCAAATGCAGTCAGCGGCCGGCAGCCAAAGAAAGACGGTTGTCCGTTCCTATCGTCCGGAAGGGCAGCAAAGGCCTGCAAGCTATCGGCCGGCACAGGGAAACAGCACAGAGCCATCCGCCAGGAATGAGGCAAGGCCCGAAACTGTTCCGGAAGAACCAAGAGGAGATTTTCAGCCAAGCCCTGAACTGCAGGAACTGGACAGCGGTATTGAGGCTCATGGAATTCTGGAGGTCATGCCCGATGGCTTTGGTTTCATCCGCTGTGAAAACTACCTCCCAGGCGAAAATGACGTCTACGTGGCGCCTTCACAGATCCGCCGGTTTAACATGAAAACAGGTGACATCATTCATGGAAGCCGCAGAGTAAAAACGGCGGCAGAAAAGTTTGCTGCCCTTCTATATGTAAAGAAAATCAATGGCTATCCCACCAGTGCTGCGGAACGCCGTCCGAATTTTGAAAATATGACTCCCATATTTCCGGATAAAAGGCTTCATATGGAGACCCAGGGAGGAAAAAATACCACTGCCATGCGTGTCCTGGATCTTTTAGCTCCTATTGGAAAGGGGCAGAGGGGTATGATCGTTTCCCCGCCAAAGGCAGGAAAAACGACCCTGCTTAAAGATGTGGCAAAGGCAATAACCGTAAATCACCCGGAGATCCATCTCATGATTCTATTGATTGATGAGCGTCCTGAGGAGGTTACGGATATTAAGGAATCCATTTACGGAAATAACGTGGAAGTGCTCTACTCCACCTTTGACGAGCTTCCGGACCGCCATAAGAGAGTATCGGAAATGGTGATCGAAAGGGCCAAGCGCCTAGTTGAGCATGGCCGGGATGTGGTGATCCTGTTAGACAGCATTACCCGTCTTGCAAGAGCTTATAACCTGACGGTAGCTCCAAGCGGCCGTACCTTGTCCGGTGGTCTGGATCCGGCAGCCCTTCATATGCCAAAGCGTTTCTTTGGTGCAGCCAGAAACATGAGGGAGGGAGGCAGCCTCACCGTTCTTGCCACCGCTCTTGTGGATACGGGCAGCCGTATGGATGACGTTATTTATGAGGAATTTAAGGGAACCGGCAACATGGAACTGGTTCTCGACCGGAAGCTGTCTGAGAAGAGGATCTTCCCCGCCATTGACATTCTTAAGTCCGGCACCAGAAGGGATGACCTGCTGCTTACAAGGGAAGAAGCAGAAACGGTTGATATCGTGAGAAAGGCTACTAATACCCTGAAACCGGAAGATGCAGTGGAGAAAATACTGGACTTATTCTCGAGGACAAGAAACAACAGGGAATTCGTGGAAACCTCCAAAAAAATGCGCTTTTTCTAG
- a CDS encoding replication-associated recombination protein A, whose amino-acid sequence MDLFDYMRENTMKKESPLASRLRPSTLDEVVGQQHIIGRDKLLYRAIKADKLGSVIFYGPPGTGKTTLARVIANTTSGEFRQINATVAGKKDMEEIVKEAKDSLGMYGKKTILFVDEIHRFNKGQQDYLLPFVEDGTLTLIGATTENPYFEVNGALLSRSRVFELKSLEKEDIRKLVHRAVYDKDKGMGSYNAVIDEDAEEFLADVSNGDARAALNAVELGVMTTDRDPSDGKIHISIQVAEECIQKRVVRYDKTGDNHYDTISAFIKSMRGSDPDAAVYYLARMLYAGEDIKFIARRIMICAAEDVGNADPQALILAVAAAQAAERIGLPEAQIILAEAVTYVASAPKSNAACMAVFEALDTVQNQKTMPVPVHLQDSHYKGAAKLGHGQGYLYAHDYPGNYVKQQYLPDGMEDISFYHPTENGYERKIKEHLKELKK is encoded by the coding sequence ATGGATTTGTTTGATTATATGAGGGAAAATACCATGAAAAAAGAGTCCCCCCTTGCATCAAGGCTTCGACCGTCGACACTTGACGAGGTGGTGGGGCAGCAGCATATCATTGGCAGGGATAAACTGCTTTACCGGGCCATTAAGGCGGACAAGCTGGGATCTGTGATATTCTACGGTCCTCCGGGAACCGGTAAAACCACTCTGGCAAGGGTGATCGCCAACACTACCAGCGGAGAGTTCAGACAGATCAACGCCACGGTAGCGGGAAAAAAGGACATGGAAGAGATCGTAAAGGAAGCCAAGGATTCCTTAGGAATGTATGGCAAAAAGACAATCTTGTTCGTGGATGAGATCCATCGTTTCAACAAAGGGCAGCAGGATTATCTGCTTCCATTTGTGGAGGATGGAACGCTGACTCTCATAGGAGCCACTACAGAAAACCCCTATTTTGAAGTAAATGGCGCTCTTCTTTCAAGATCCAGGGTATTTGAGTTAAAGTCTTTGGAAAAGGAGGATATCAGGAAACTGGTCCACCGGGCGGTATATGACAAGGATAAGGGAATGGGTTCCTATAACGCCGTGATTGACGAAGATGCGGAAGAATTTCTTGCGGATGTTTCCAATGGAGATGCAAGAGCCGCTTTAAATGCGGTGGAACTGGGAGTCATGACCACGGACCGGGATCCGTCAGACGGAAAAATCCATATCAGTATTCAGGTTGCAGAGGAGTGCATCCAAAAGCGGGTGGTGCGCTATGACAAAACTGGAGACAATCATTACGATACCATATCGGCCTTCATAAAGAGCATGCGGGGTTCGGACCCCGACGCGGCCGTGTACTATCTTGCAAGAATGCTTTATGCGGGAGAAGATATAAAATTCATTGCCAGAAGAATTATGATCTGTGCTGCGGAGGATGTAGGAAATGCAGATCCCCAGGCTCTCATTCTGGCAGTTGCAGCAGCCCAGGCAGCAGAAAGGATCGGGCTTCCGGAAGCCCAGATCATTCTGGCCGAAGCGGTCACCTATGTGGCTTCGGCACCTAAGAGCAATGCGGCCTGCATGGCGGTGTTTGAGGCTTTGGATACAGTACAAAACCAGAAAACCATGCCTGTGCCGGTTCATCTGCAGGATTCTCATTATAAGGGAGCAGCGAAGCTGGGCCATGGGCAGGGCTATCTCTATGCCCATGATTATCCGGGCAACTATGTGAAACAGCAGTATCTTCCGGACGGAATGGAGGACATATCGTTCTATCATCCTACGGAAAATGGATATGAACGTAAAATCAAAGAGCACTTAAAGGAACTGAAAAAATAA
- a CDS encoding Gfo/Idh/MocA family protein, translating to MKEYRWATLGCGVIAKQLAENLKKQGRTLYGVGNRTYENAVKFAETYGVEKVYHNVYDMFHDDDVDIIYISTPHNTHITYLKEALKNGKHVLCEKSITLNSQELSEAVSLAEKNDLVLAEAMTIYHMPLYKKLQEIVINGQLGPLRLIQMNFGSYKDYNMENRFFSPGLAGGALLDIGVYALSFARWFMADAPDQILSQVKLAPSGVDEQAGILLMNNQQEMATISLSLHAKQPKRGTVAFDKGYIEIYEYPRADKAVITYTEDNRREVMEAGNTDDALLYEILDMEKAVGGESDEMRLEYTVDVMNIMTKIRNDWNMKYPEEL from the coding sequence ATGAAAGAGTATCGTTGGGCAACATTAGGCTGTGGAGTAATAGCTAAACAGCTGGCAGAAAATTTAAAGAAACAGGGAAGAACTTTATATGGGGTCGGTAACAGAACCTATGAAAATGCAGTTAAATTTGCAGAAACATACGGAGTGGAGAAGGTTTACCATAATGTCTATGACATGTTTCATGATGATGATGTGGATATTATTTATATTTCAACACCCCATAATACCCATATTACTTATTTAAAAGAGGCATTAAAGAATGGTAAGCATGTACTGTGTGAGAAATCGATTACATTGAATTCCCAGGAGCTTTCTGAGGCAGTCAGCCTTGCGGAGAAAAATGACCTGGTACTTGCTGAAGCAATGACAATTTATCATATGCCCCTTTATAAAAAATTGCAGGAAATTGTGATAAACGGTCAACTGGGCCCTCTGCGCCTTATTCAGATGAACTTTGGAAGCTATAAGGATTATAATATGGAAAACAGGTTTTTTAGTCCAGGTCTTGCCGGCGGAGCACTGCTTGATATCGGGGTATACGCCCTTTCCTTTGCAAGATGGTTTATGGCAGACGCGCCGGACCAGATCCTGTCACAGGTAAAGCTTGCCCCCAGCGGTGTTGATGAACAGGCAGGAATCCTGCTAATGAACAATCAGCAGGAGATGGCCACCATTTCTCTGTCTCTTCATGCAAAGCAACCCAAGCGTGGAACAGTGGCCTTTGACAAGGGCTATATAGAAATATATGAATATCCAAGGGCTGACAAGGCGGTGATCACTTATACGGAAGATAACCGCCGGGAAGTGATGGAAGCAGGAAACACCGACGATGCTCTGTTGTATGAAATTCTGGATATGGAGAAAGCTGTTGGCGGAGAATCTGACGAAATGCGCCTGGAATATACGGTAGATGTCATGAACATAATGACAAAAATACGAAATGACTGGAATATGAAGTATCCGGAGGAATTATAA